The following DNA comes from Tunturibacter psychrotolerans.
GCTTTGTATCTTGAAAAATCGTTCTTACGATTGACGAGGGTAAGCCATCACTAGCTGTGCGATTTTTCCAATGTCCATTCGCGAACGAAGCCAGACCGCTTGGAGTAGCCACCCATGTTGTCCCATCGAAACCTTCGACTATGGAATTAACACCATTTGACGGGAGTCCGCTGGAGTCCGAATAGTTGGTAAATTTCCCGCCATTCAGTCTACTTACGCCAGCGCTCACAGTCCCAGCCCAGATCGTCCCATCGCGATCACGGTGCACGGAATAAACACTGTTCTGCGCAAGGCCATCCGCCTGTGTATAGGTCCGGGCTGTAAATGAATCGCCTTTTCCGGTCAGCACCGTGAGACCGCCATGTTGCCTCCCAACGCATACTTCACCATTGCCCCCGCTGATGGAATACACAACATCGTGCTCCAGTCCATCGACAGTTATATGGCCAACTTGCCCTTCCTTCATCCAGTAGAGACCACCGGAGAGCGGCGCGAACCAAATCCGATCCGTAGAGTCGGCATAGACTGATCCAATACCGCTTGAAGGAAGACCGTCAGAAGTCGAATACGTCGTGAGCGTTCCATTTCGCAGTCGCTCGATTCCTCGCGAGCCGCCGAACCAAATATCTCCGTCAAGGTCTTCATAGATTGCTGTTACCTCGAACCCAGGTTTTGGGTTGAGTTGGTCGAGCGAAACAGCGCCGGATGGAGTGATGCGCACGATGCCATGGTTCGTTCCAACCCAGATGTTCGCGGCACTGTCTCTGGCCATCGTCAGGATCTGGAGTTGCTTAAGAGAAGAAGGCAGATTGAGCGTGGCCAGTACGCCGCCCTCCCACAAATGAATCCCATCGTCGCTTCCAATCCACAAGCCGCCGCTCTCCGCGGGCAAAAGGGCATTAATCTTAGAATCTTTGAGTTCTTGGGCAACCCTTGAAATGTGCCCTTGGCTCAGGCGAAACAGACCGTTGTCTTGTGTGCCGAGCCAAATACTCTGGTCTCGCGTTGCAGCAAGTGAAATGACATTGCCGGGACTTTGCTCTGCGCTGACTATCGTCTCCATGCGTCCATTCTGGTATCGGAATGTCCGGTCCCCTAGTCCGGAGAGAATGACGCCGCCCTCATAGTCGGAAATGGCCGCTGTGAAGGTGATGTCCTGGAGATCGAACCGCGCATATGGATCCTCGAACCTCCCGTCACGATAAAGAAGCATGCGGGGGCCCTCGAGACGAATCCAGAGTTTCCCGCTGGCGTCGGTAACAAGACCGCGGACGCGATTAATCAAAGGCGAGTTCGGAAGAGGCCGCTTAATCAGGGTGAAATTGGACCCGTCGAAACGGACCAGACCTCTTTCGGTTCCAATCCACAGATAACCATCGGCCGATTGACGAATGGCGTAGATTTTTCCTCCAAGGAACCCTTTGTCCTCTCCCCATTTGTCATGTACGTATTGTGAGATTTTTCGGGCAGGGTCTAATCCAAAAGCAGCATTCACGAGACACAAGAGCGCGATTCCAGTTATAAGTCTTTTAAATAGCCGATGCCTCTGCACCATATTTTCACGGTAGGAATTCGAATTTTTCAATCACAACCTCGACCGGTTGTTGAGATGAGCTCTTCGAGTGTCGATAACTGTACAAACCCATGTGAGCCGTTTCTTTGGCGGGAATCGGAATCCCTGAGGTAAAGATATGTTCACTGATGGTTGACC
Coding sequences within:
- a CDS encoding sensor histidine kinase, with product MVQRHRLFKRLITGIALLCLVNAAFGLDPARKISQYVHDKWGEDKGFLGGKIYAIRQSADGYLWIGTERGLVRFDGSNFTLIKRPLPNSPLINRVRGLVTDASGKLWIRLEGPRMLLYRDGRFEDPYARFDLQDITFTAAISDYEGGVILSGLGDRTFRYQNGRMETIVSAEQSPGNVISLAATRDQSIWLGTQDNGLFRLSQGHISRVAQELKDSKINALLPAESGGLWIGSDDGIHLWEGGVLATLNLPSSLKQLQILTMARDSAANIWVGTNHGIVRITPSGAVSLDQLNPKPGFEVTAIYEDLDGDIWFGGSRGIERLRNGTLTTYSTSDGLPSSGIGSVYADSTDRIWFAPLSGGLYWMKEGQVGHITVDGLEHDVVYSISGGNGEVCVGRQHGGLTVLTGKGDSFTARTYTQADGLAQNSVYSVHRDRDGTIWAGTVSAGVSRLNGGKFTNYSDSSGLPSNGVNSIVEGFDGTTWVATPSGLASFANGHWKNRTASDGLPSSIVRTIFQDTKHVLWIVTSDGLVYLSSGKIRVPVRLPEALREQILGVAEDGMGSLWFITSDHVLRVNHDRLLSDSLSETDVQSYGIDDGLPGVDGAGRDRPVVADREGRIWISGKSGLSMADPIVISKNSTPVTVRIESMSAGGSPVNAQNSIKIPSGVQTITLNYGSTNLAVPERIRFRYKLDGSDQGWSDSVASRQVVYKNLGPGTYLFRIVASNNVGLWNGPETSVPFVIEPAYWQTWWFRIACLAGCCLMILAVHRLRIHHLTKRLNVGFQERIAERTRIAQELHDTLLQGVLSASLQLDVAEDQLPEDSPTKPLLKRILQLMGTVTEEGRNALRGLRTTESPDQNLETAFSRLRQEFPLDGNTNYRVIVDSVTRPLRPLIRDEVYRIGREALLNAFMHAHANRIEVEVEYASRHLRVLVRDDGRGIDSRVLHSGLEGHWGLVGIRERSKRIGANLRLRSRIGAGTEVDLTVPGSIAFEKGSNDPISRWFRWLSRERLETPKHEKEKRVHK